The following proteins are encoded in a genomic region of Streptococcus gwangjuense:
- the mntE gene encoding CDF family manganese efflux transporter MntE: MKQSISNLKLAERGAIISISTYLLLSAAKLATGHLLHSSSLVADGFNNVSDIIGNVALLIGIRMARQPADRDHRFGHWKIEDLASLITSIIMFYVGFDVLRDTIQKILSREETVIDPLGATLGIISAAIMFVVYLYNTRLSKKSNSKALKAAAKDNLSDAVTSLGTTIAILASSFNYPIVDKLVAIIITFFILKTAYDIFIESSFSLSDGFDDRLLEDYQKAIMEIPKISKVKSQRGRTYGSNIYLDITLEMNPDLSVFESHEIADQVESMLEERFGVFDTDVHIEPAPIPEDEILDNVYKKLLMREQLIDQGNQLEELLADDFVYIRQDGEQMNKEAYKAEKELNSAIKDIQITSISQKTKLICYELDGIVHTSIWRRHETWQNIFHQETKKE; encoded by the coding sequence ATGAAGCAATCTATTTCAAATCTCAAGTTGGCGGAACGTGGTGCCATTATCAGCATTTCGACCTACCTGCTCTTGTCTGCAGCCAAATTGGCTACTGGCCATCTTCTTCATTCATCCAGTTTGGTGGCCGATGGTTTTAACAACGTCTCGGATATCATTGGAAATGTGGCTCTATTGATTGGGATTCGGATGGCACGCCAGCCTGCAGACCGTGACCACCGTTTTGGTCACTGGAAGATTGAGGATTTGGCAAGCTTAATCACTTCCATCATTATGTTTTATGTTGGCTTTGATGTGCTGAGGGATACCATTCAAAAGATTCTCAGCCGGGAAGAAACGGTCATTGATCCTCTGGGCGCAACTCTGGGAATCATTTCTGCAGCGATTATGTTTGTGGTCTATCTCTACAATACTCGCCTCAGTAAGAAATCCAACTCCAAGGCACTGAAGGCAGCTGCTAAGGACAATCTTTCTGATGCTGTTACATCACTTGGTACGACCATTGCCATCCTAGCTAGCAGTTTCAATTATCCGATTGTGGACAAACTGGTTGCCATTATCATCACTTTCTTTATCTTGAAAACTGCCTATGATATCTTTATCGAATCTTCCTTTAGCCTTTCAGATGGTTTCGACGACCGTCTGCTTGAGGATTATCAAAAGGCTATCATGGAAATTCCCAAGATTAGCAAGGTTAAGTCCCAAAGAGGTCGCACCTACGGTAGCAATATTTACCTGGATATCACGCTGGAGATGAACCCTGACCTGTCTGTTTTTGAAAGCCACGAGATTGCGGATCAAGTCGAGTCTATGCTGGAAGAACGTTTTGGAGTCTTTGATACCGATGTCCATATCGAGCCAGCACCTATACCTGAGGATGAGATTTTAGACAATGTCTATAAAAAATTGCTGATGCGCGAACAATTGATTGACCAAGGAAATCAACTGGAAGAACTCTTGGCTGACGATTTTGTCTATATTCGGCAAGATGGAGAGCAGATGAATAAGGAGGCCTATAAGGCTGAAAAAGAATTGAACTCTGCTATCAAGGATATTCAGATTACTTCCATCAGTCAAAAGACCAAACTCATCTGCTATGAGTTAGATGGTATCGTCCATACCAGTATCTGGCGCCGTCACGAAACTTGGCAAAATATCTTTCATCAAGAAACCAAAAAAGAATAG
- a CDS encoding ABC-F family ATP-binding cassette domain-containing protein: protein MSDFIVEKLSKSVGDKTVFKDISFIIHDLDRIGLIGVNGTGKTTLLDVLSGVSGFDGDVSPFSAKNDYQIGYLTQDPDFDDSKTVLDTVLSSDLKEIQLIREYELLMLNYSEDKQARLERVMAEMDSLQAWEIESQVKTVLSKLGIQDLSTPVGELSGGLRRRVQLAQVLLGNHDLLLLDEPTNHLDIATIEWLTLFLKNSKKTVLFITHDRYFLDALSTRIFELDRAGLTEYQGNYQDYVRLKAEQDERDAALLHKKEQLYKQELAWMRRQPQARATKQQARINRFHDLKKEVSGSVAETDLTMNFETSRIGKKVIEFQNVSFAYENKPILQDFNLLVQAKDRIGIVGDNGVGKSTLLNLIAGSLEPTAGKVMIGETVRIAYFSQQIEGLDESKRVINYLQELAEEVKTSGGSTTSIAELLEQFLFPRSTHGTLIEKLSGGEKKRLYLLKLLLEKPNVLLLDEPTNDLDIATLTVLENFLQGFAGPVLTVSHDRYFLDKVATKILAFEDGKIRPFFGHYTDYLDEKAFETDIVNQVQKAEKEKVVKVREDKKRMTYQEKQEWASIEGDIEALENRIAAIEEEMQANGSDFGKLATLQKELDEKNEALLEKYERYEYLSEFDS, encoded by the coding sequence ATGAGTGATTTTATCGTTGAAAAACTAAGTAAATCCGTCGGTGACAAGACCGTTTTTAAGGATATTTCCTTTATCATCCATGACCTAGATAGAATTGGTCTGATTGGTGTCAATGGAACAGGGAAGACCACCCTTTTAGATGTTCTTTCTGGTGTTTCTGGCTTTGATGGGGATGTCAGTCCTTTTTCAGCTAAAAATGATTACCAGATTGGTTACTTGACCCAGGATCCTGATTTTGATGATAGCAAGACGGTCCTGGATACGGTTCTTTCCAGCGACCTTAAGGAAATCCAGTTGATTCGTGAGTATGAACTCCTCATGCTCAACTACAGTGAGGACAAGCAGGCGCGTTTGGAACGGGTCATGGCTGAGATGGACTCTCTCCAAGCTTGGGAAATTGAGAGTCAGGTCAAGACGGTTCTCAGCAAGTTGGGTATTCAGGACTTATCTACTCCTGTTGGGGAATTGTCAGGTGGTCTGAGAAGAAGGGTACAGTTAGCGCAAGTTCTTCTTGGCAACCACGACCTCTTGCTGCTGGATGAGCCGACCAACCATTTAGATATTGCGACTATTGAGTGGCTGACCCTCTTTTTAAAAAATTCCAAGAAGACAGTCCTTTTTATTACCCACGACCGTTATTTCCTAGACGCTTTGTCAACTCGGATTTTCGAATTGGATCGCGCAGGCTTGACCGAATATCAGGGCAATTATCAGGACTATGTTCGCCTAAAGGCAGAACAGGATGAGCGCGACGCGGCTCTTCTTCACAAAAAAGAACAACTCTACAAACAAGAATTGGCCTGGATGCGCAGACAACCGCAGGCGCGTGCGACCAAGCAGCAGGCTCGTATCAATCGTTTTCATGACCTGAAGAAAGAAGTTTCAGGCAGCGTTGCTGAGACAGATTTGACCATGAACTTTGAAACCAGTCGGATTGGGAAAAAAGTTATCGAGTTTCAGAATGTTTCCTTTGCCTATGAAAACAAGCCTATTTTGCAAGATTTTAATCTCTTGGTGCAGGCCAAAGACCGTATCGGAATTGTTGGAGACAACGGTGTTGGAAAATCAACCCTACTCAACCTGATTGCAGGAAGTCTTGAGCCGACAGCAGGGAAAGTTATGATTGGAGAAACCGTTCGCATTGCCTACTTCTCTCAACAAATTGAGGGCTTGGATGAAAGCAAGCGAGTGATCAATTATTTGCAGGAATTGGCAGAAGAGGTCAAGACCAGCGGTGGTTCTACGACTTCGATTGCAGAGTTGCTGGAGCAGTTTCTTTTCCCACGTTCGACGCATGGAACCTTAATTGAGAAATTGTCAGGTGGAGAGAAAAAGCGTCTTTATCTCCTCAAATTGCTTTTGGAAAAACCAAATGTTCTTCTCTTGGACGAACCGACAAATGACCTAGATATTGCAACTTTGACAGTTTTGGAGAATTTTTTGCAAGGCTTTGCAGGTCCTGTCTTGACTGTTAGTCACGACCGCTATTTCTTGGATAAGGTAGCGACCAAGATTCTCGCATTTGAGGATGGTAAAATTCGTCCTTTCTTTGGTCATTATACTGACTACCTTGATGAAAAAGCCTTTGAAACAGATATAGTCAATCAAGTGCAAAAGGCCGAAAAGGAAAAAGTGGTCAAGGTCCGTGAAGACAAGAAACGCATGACCTACCAAGAAAAGCAGGAGTGGGCGAGCATTGAAGGTGATATTGAAGCTTTGGAAAATCGTATCGCTGCTATTGAAGAGGAAATGCAGGCTAACGGCTCTGACTTTGGCAAGCTAGCGACTCTCCAAAAAGAACTGGATGAGAAAAACGAAGCACTCCTTGAAAAATACGAACGTTATGAGTATCTAAGTGAATTTGATAGCTAG
- a CDS encoding CCA tRNA nucleotidyltransferase, with product MRLTQMPSEFQKALPVLEKIKEAGFEAYFVGGSVRDALLNRPIHDVDIATSSYPEETKQIFPRTADIGIEHGTVLVLDGDEEYEVTTFRTEDVYVDYRRPSAVSFVRSLEEDLKRRDFTVNAFALDETGEIIDLFHGLEDLENQVLRAVGVASERFNEDALRIMRGFRFQASLGFELESETFKAMKTLTPLLEKISVERTFVEFDKLLLAPFWRRGLVSMIESQAYDYLPDMVASQDKLNRLFELETDFTFESSEQAWAALLWALEIENAQPFLKAWKTSRQFVKQVQDLLTILALREKGELSKRDCYRFELDLLLQAENLRQAQGKEVNPQAVTETYQSLTIHDKKEIQINGGILIKEYGYQPGPDLGEILTEIEYAIVDGELENDRQAIHAYLREKK from the coding sequence ATGAGATTAACGCAAATGCCTTCTGAATTTCAGAAGGCTTTACCAGTATTAGAAAAAATTAAAGAAGCAGGCTTTGAAGCCTATTTTGTTGGAGGCTCTGTTCGAGATGCCCTTCTCAATCGTCCCATCCACGATGTAGATATTGCGACATCTTCCTATCCAGAAGAGACCAAGCAGATTTTTCCTCGAACAGCCGATATCGGAATCGAGCATGGAACTGTCTTGGTCTTAGATGGGGATGAGGAGTATGAGGTAACCACCTTTCGGACAGAAGATGTTTATGTGGACTATCGCAGACCCAGCGCGGTTTCCTTTGTGCGTTCGCTAGAGGAAGACCTCAAGCGCCGTGATTTTACAGTCAACGCCTTTGCTTTGGACGAGACAGGGGAAATCATTGACTTGTTTCATGGTTTAGAGGATTTGGAAAACCAAGTCTTGCGAGCAGTTGGAGTGGCCAGTGAGCGTTTCAACGAAGATGCTTTGCGGATTATGCGCGGTTTCCGTTTTCAGGCCAGTCTTGGCTTTGAGCTTGAGTCAGAAACATTTAAAGCTATGAAGACTTTGACGCCACTTTTGGAGAAAATTTCTGTAGAGCGTACTTTTGTTGAGTTTGATAAACTCTTGCTGGCTCCATTCTGGAGAAGGGGCTTGGTTTCCATGATTGAGAGTCAAGCTTATGACTATCTCCCTGATATGGTAGCTAGTCAGGACAAGCTCAACAGACTGTTTGAGTTAGAGACCGATTTTACCTTTGAATCTTCTGAACAAGCCTGGGCAGCTCTTTTGTGGGCTTTGGAGATTGAAAATGCGCAGCCATTTTTGAAAGCTTGGAAGACCTCACGCCAGTTTGTTAAGCAAGTTCAGGATTTGCTGACTATTTTGGCTCTGCGTGAAAAGGGAGAATTGAGCAAACGCGATTGTTACCGCTTTGAATTGGATTTGCTTTTACAAGCTGAAAATCTTCGTCAGGCTCAAGGAAAAGAAGTTAATCCACAAGCCGTCACAGAAACCTACCAGAGTTTGACCATTCATGATAAGAAAGAAATTCAGATCAATGGCGGTATTTTAATCAAGGAATATGGCTATCAACCAGGGCCAGACTTGGGAGAGATTTTAACAGAGATTGAATATGCCATTGTCGATGGAGAATTGGAAAATGACCGTCAAGCCATCCATGCTTATCTAAGGGAGAAAAAATGA
- the dapB gene encoding 4-hydroxy-tetrahydrodipicolinate reductase: MSIRVIIAGFKGKMGQAACQMVLADPDLDLVAVLDPFESDSEWQGIPVFKDKADLVDFEADVWVDFTTPAVAYENTRFALENGFAPVVGTTGFTSEEIAELKAFSRKQNLGGLIAPNFALGAVLLMQFARQAAKYFPNVEIIELHHDKKKDAPSGTAIKTAELMAEVRESTQQGAPDEEELITGARGADFDGMRIHSVRLPGLVAHQEVIFGNQGEGLTLRHDSYDRSSFMTGVNLGIKEVVKRHELVYGLEHLL; encoded by the coding sequence ATGAGTATTCGAGTAATTATTGCTGGTTTTAAGGGAAAGATGGGCCAAGCTGCTTGTCAGATGGTCTTGGCTGATCCAGACTTGGACTTGGTAGCAGTTTTGGATCCTTTTGAGTCTGATTCAGAATGGCAGGGAATTCCTGTTTTCAAGGATAAGGCTGATTTGGTCGATTTTGAAGCGGATGTCTGGGTAGACTTTACTACACCAGCTGTTGCCTATGAAAATACACGCTTTGCTCTTGAAAATGGCTTTGCTCCAGTAGTTGGAACGACTGGTTTCACAAGTGAAGAAATTGCAGAGCTAAAAGCATTTTCTCGTAAACAAAATTTGGGTGGTTTGATCGCTCCAAATTTTGCCTTGGGTGCTGTTTTACTCATGCAATTTGCAAGGCAGGCTGCTAAATATTTCCCAAATGTGGAGATTATCGAGCTCCATCATGATAAGAAAAAGGATGCCCCGAGTGGAACAGCTATTAAAACAGCTGAGTTAATGGCAGAAGTTCGAGAGTCTACCCAGCAAGGTGCGCCTGATGAGGAAGAATTGATTACAGGTGCCCGTGGTGCTGATTTTGATGGCATGCGTATTCACTCAGTTCGTTTGCCAGGTTTGGTAGCCCATCAGGAAGTAATCTTTGGAAATCAAGGAGAAGGATTGACCCTCCGTCATGACTCCTATGATCGTAGCTCCTTCATGACAGGGGTGAATTTGGGAATTAAAGAAGTTGTCAAGCGTCATGAGCTTGTCTATGGATTAGAACACTTATTATGA
- a CDS encoding DegV family protein — protein MKLAVITDSSAYLSADTLQREDLYVLDIPVNIDGEEYVEGINLTAEEFYQKMAQASELPKTSQPSIAKLDEILTSLKEQGYTHALGLFLSSGISGFYQNIQYMVDDYEGLTIAFPDTLITSAPLGIMVESVFNWRDQGDDFVIIQDKLAIQISHTSAFIMVDDLDHLVKGGRLSNGAAILGNLLSIKPILYFNDQGVIEVYEKVRTEKKATKRLIEIIKEATASGQYRIIVIHGNAPEKAEELRQHLLESGVGMDVSLATFGSVIGTHLGAGSIALGYIPVI, from the coding sequence ATGAAATTAGCTGTTATCACAGATTCCTCTGCCTATCTCAGTGCAGATACCTTGCAAAGAGAAGATTTGTATGTCTTGGATATTCCTGTCAATATTGATGGTGAGGAGTATGTTGAAGGCATCAATCTGACTGCTGAGGAATTTTACCAAAAAATGGCTCAGGCTTCTGAATTGCCTAAGACCAGTCAACCAAGTATTGCCAAGTTAGATGAGATTCTAACTTCGCTCAAAGAACAAGGCTATACCCATGCTTTGGGGCTTTTCCTATCTTCTGGAATTTCAGGTTTTTACCAAAATATCCAGTATATGGTCGATGATTATGAGGGCTTAACTATTGCCTTCCCAGACACTTTGATTACAAGTGCTCCTCTGGGTATCATGGTTGAAAGTGTCTTTAACTGGAGAGATCAAGGGGATGACTTTGTTATTATTCAAGATAAGTTAGCTATTCAGATTAGTCACACATCTGCTTTCATCATGGTGGATGACTTAGACCACTTGGTTAAAGGTGGACGCCTTTCAAATGGAGCTGCTATTTTGGGTAATCTGCTAAGCATTAAGCCAATCCTCTATTTCAATGACCAAGGTGTGATTGAAGTGTACGAAAAAGTTCGTACTGAAAAGAAAGCAACCAAACGCTTAATTGAAATTATCAAGGAAGCCACAGCTTCAGGCCAATACCGTATCATTGTCATTCACGGAAATGCACCTGAAAAGGCTGAGGAATTACGTCAGCACTTACTTGAATCTGGAGTAGGTATGGATGTTTCACTTGCTACATTTGGCAGTGTCATTGGGACACACCTAGGAGCAGGAAGCATTGCTCTGGGTTATATTCCAGTGATTTAG
- a CDS encoding DUF1149 family protein, whose amino-acid sequence MNLKREQEFVSQYHFDARNFEWENENGAPETKVDVNFQLLQHDQENQVTSLVVVLSFMIVFDKFVISGTISQVNHVEGRIVNEPSEFNQEEVETLARPCLNMLNRLTYEVTEIALDLPGINLEF is encoded by the coding sequence ATGAATCTTAAACGTGAACAAGAATTTGTTAGTCAGTATCATTTTGATGCGCGTAATTTTGAATGGGAAAATGAAAATGGAGCTCCTGAAACTAAGGTGGATGTGAACTTCCAATTACTCCAACATGACCAAGAAAATCAAGTGACATCTTTAGTGGTTGTCTTAAGTTTTATGATTGTCTTTGACAAATTTGTTATCAGTGGAACGATTTCCCAAGTTAACCATGTGGAAGGTCGTATTGTAAATGAACCAAGTGAGTTTAATCAAGAGGAAGTTGAAACTTTGGCCCGTCCATGTTTGAACATGCTTAACCGTTTGACTTACGAAGTAACTGAAATTGCATTAGACTTACCAGGAATCAATTTGGAGTTCTAA
- the glmM gene encoding phosphoglucosamine mutase: MGKYFGTDGVRGEANVELTPELAFKLGRFGGYVLSQHETEAPKVFVGRDTRISGEMLESALVAGLLSVGIHVYKLGVLATPAVAYLVKTEGASAGVMISASHNPALDNGIKFFGGDGFKLDDEKEAEIEALLDATEDTLPRPSAEGLGTLVDYPEGLRKYEGYLVSTGTPLEGMKVALDTANGAASTSARQIFADLGAQLTVIGETPDGLNINLNVGSTHPESLQEVVKESGSAIGLAFDGDSDRLIAVDENGDIVDGDKIMYIIGKYLSEKGQLAQNTIVTTVMSNLGFHKALDREGINKAVTAVGDRYVVEEMRKSGYNLGGEQSGHVILMDYNTTGDGQLSAVQLTKIMKETGKSLSELAAEVTIYPQKLVNIRVENAMKEKAMEVPAIKAIIEKMEAEMAGNGRILVRPSGTEPLLRVMAEAPTTEEVDYYVDTIADVVRAEIGID, encoded by the coding sequence ATGGGTAAATATTTTGGGACTGATGGAGTCCGTGGAGAAGCTAACGTAGAACTAACACCAGAATTGGCCTTTAAGTTGGGACGTTTTGGAGGCTATGTTCTTAGTCAACATGAAACGGAAGCACCGAAAGTCTTTGTAGGGCGTGACACACGTATTTCAGGAGAAATGCTAGAATCGGCCTTGGTGGCAGGTCTACTGTCTGTGGGGATTCACGTATATAAACTAGGCGTTTTGGCAACACCAGCAGTAGCTTACTTGGTTAAAACTGAAGGGGCAAGTGCCGGTGTCATGATTTCTGCTAGCCACAACCCAGCTCTTGATAACGGAATTAAGTTCTTTGGCGGTGATGGCTTCAAACTAGACGATGAAAAAGAAGCAGAAATTGAAGCCTTGCTAGACGCTACGGAAGATACTCTTCCTCGTCCAAGTGCAGAAGGCTTGGGAACCTTGGTAGATTATCCAGAAGGCTTGCGTAAGTATGAAGGCTACCTTGTTTCAACTGGAACTCCTCTTGAAGGAATGAAGGTTGCCTTGGACACAGCAAACGGTGCAGCTTCTACAAGTGCCCGTCAAATCTTTGCAGACCTTGGCGCTCAATTGACTGTTATTGGGGAAACACCAGATGGTCTTAATATTAACCTTAATGTTGGTTCAACTCACCCAGAGTCCCTTCAAGAAGTGGTCAAAGAAAGTGGTTCAGCTATCGGTTTGGCCTTTGATGGGGATAGCGACCGCTTGATTGCTGTTGATGAAAATGGTGATATCGTTGATGGTGACAAGATCATGTACATCATCGGGAAATACCTTTCTGAAAAAGGACAATTAGCCCAAAATACAATCGTGACAACTGTTATGTCTAACCTTGGTTTCCACAAGGCCTTGGATCGCGAAGGTATTAACAAGGCAGTTACTGCAGTTGGCGACCGCTATGTTGTGGAAGAAATGCGAAAATCAGGCTACAACCTTGGTGGTGAACAGTCTGGTCACGTTATCTTGATGGATTACAATACTACAGGTGATGGTCAATTATCTGCTGTTCAATTGACTAAAATCATGAAGGAAACAGGTAAGAGCTTGTCAGAGTTGGCAGCAGAAGTAACCATCTATCCACAAAAATTAGTCAATATCCGAGTGGAAAATGCCATGAAGGAAAAAGCCATGGAAGTTCCAGCTATCAAGGCTATCATCGAGAAGATGGAAGCTGAAATGGCCGGGAATGGCCGTATCCTTGTTCGCCCAAGTGGAACAGAGCCCCTCTTGCGTGTTATGGCAGAAGCTCCTACAACAGAAGAAGTGGACTACTATGTTGATACCATCGCAGATGTAGTTCGAGCTGAAATCGGGATTGACTAA
- a CDS encoding YbbR-like domain-containing protein — MRKNSLYIISSLFFACILFIYATSTNFQNSNTARQVKSETYTNTITNVPIVIHYDDDQYFISGFASEVSVVLTGANRVTLASEMQESTRKFKVTADLTDASVGTIEVPLNIENLPSGLTAVATPQKITVKVGKKVKRDGMIVVPQVDQSQIDPKLQIDSVTVSNERVSVTTDQETLAKIDRIIALLPTSERITGNYSGSVPLQAIDRNGVVLPAVITPFDTTMKVTTKPVTPSSSTSNSTTSSSSETSSSTKATSSKTN, encoded by the coding sequence ATGAGAAAAAATAGTCTATACATCATTTCATCTCTCTTTTTTGCTTGTATCTTATTCATCTATGCAACGTCAACCAACTTTCAAAATAGTAATACCGCAAGGCAGGTTAAATCAGAAACTTACACCAATACGATAACGAACGTTCCTATTGTTATTCACTATGATGATGACCAGTATTTCATTAGCGGATTTGCATCAGAAGTTTCAGTGGTATTAACCGGAGCCAATCGTGTGACCTTGGCCAGCGAAATGCAGGAGAGCACTCGTAAGTTTAAGGTAACTGCTGATTTGACGGATGCCAGTGTTGGAACGATTGAAGTTCCCTTGAATATTGAAAATCTTCCAAGTGGATTGACCGCTGTGGCAACGCCTCAAAAGATTACAGTGAAAGTTGGGAAGAAGGTTAAGCGAGATGGGATGATTGTTGTGCCACAAGTTGACCAAAGCCAGATTGATCCCAAGTTACAAATTGATAGTGTAACTGTGTCAAATGAACGGGTTTCTGTCACAACTGACCAAGAAACATTAGCAAAAATCGATCGCATTATTGCGCTTTTACCAACTAGCGAACGCATAACAGGTAATTATAGTGGTTCAGTACCTTTGCAGGCAATCGACCGCAATGGTGTTGTCTTACCAGCAGTTATCACTCCGTTTGATACAACAATGAAGGTGACTACAAAACCTGTGACACCAAGTTCAAGCACATCAAATTCAACTACAAGCAGTTCGTCGGAGACATCCTCGTCAACGAAAGCAACTAGTTCAAAAACAAATTAA
- the cdaA gene encoding diadenylate cyclase CdaA — translation MNFQQLSNLQYWTSLFSSPWSIAINVFDILIVAYILYRFTKAIAGTKIMILVRGVVIFVLAQVVANILGLTTISWLINQIITYGVIAAVVIFSPEIRTGLERLGRATDFFSTTQISAEEQMIRAFVKSVEYMSPRKIGALVAIQRVRTLQEYIATGIPLDANISAELLINIFIPNTPLHDGAVIIRENRIAVTSAYLPLTESTGISKEFGTRHRAAIGLSEVSDALTFIVSEETGGISITYNGVFKHDLTIEEFEAELRAILLPAVEEKVSFKDRLLGGWKYEKK, via the coding sequence ATGAACTTTCAACAATTATCCAACCTGCAATATTGGACTAGCTTGTTTTCTAGTCCTTGGAGTATTGCCATCAATGTGTTTGATATTTTGATTGTGGCCTATATTTTATATCGTTTTACAAAAGCGATAGCTGGTACCAAGATTATGATTTTGGTGCGGGGGGTTGTGATCTTTGTATTAGCCCAGGTTGTGGCCAATATCCTTGGTTTAACAACGATTTCTTGGTTGATTAATCAGATTATCACCTATGGAGTTATTGCTGCAGTTGTGATCTTTTCTCCAGAGATTCGGACTGGTTTGGAACGTTTAGGAAGGGCGACAGATTTCTTTTCTACTACTCAAATTAGTGCAGAGGAGCAAATGATTCGTGCCTTTGTCAAATCAGTTGAATATATGAGTCCTCGTAAGATTGGTGCTCTAGTTGCCATCCAACGAGTTCGGACCTTGCAAGAATACATTGCGACAGGGATTCCTTTGGATGCCAATATTTCAGCTGAACTCCTTATTAATATCTTTATCCCCAACACTCCCCTACACGATGGTGCTGTGATTATCAGAGAAAATCGGATTGCAGTCACCTCTGCCTATCTGCCCTTGACAGAAAGCACAGGGATTTCAAAGGAATTTGGGACCAGACACCGGGCGGCTATCGGTTTGTCAGAAGTATCCGATGCCTTGACCTTCATCGTCTCAGAGGAAACAGGTGGCATTTCTATTACCTATAACGGTGTTTTCAAGCACGATTTGACGATTGAAGAATTTGAAGCAGAGCTACGAGCAATTCTTTTGCCAGCCGTTGAGGAAAAAGTCAGTTTCAAGGACCGTTTGTTAGGAGGTTGGAAATATGAGAAAAAATAG
- a CDS encoding NAD(P)/FAD-dependent oxidoreductase encodes MSQLYDITIVGGGPVGLFAAFYAHLRQAKVQIIDSLPQLGGQPAILYPEKEILDVPGFPNLTGEELTNRLIEQLNGFDTPIHLNETVLEIEKQEDGFVITTSKGSHLTKTVIIAMGGGAFKPRPLELEGVEGYENIHYHVSNIQQYAGKKVTILGGGDSAVDWALAFEKIAPTTLVHRRDNFRALEHSVQALQESSVTIKTPFVPSQLLGDGKTLDKLEITKVKSDETDTIDLDHLFVNYGFKSSVGNLKNWGLDLNRHKIIVNSKQESSQAGIYAIGDCCYYDGKIDLIATGLGEAPTAVNNAINYIDPEQKVQPKHSTSL; translated from the coding sequence ATGTCTCAACTCTATGATATTACCATTGTAGGTGGTGGTCCTGTCGGTCTTTTTGCAGCTTTCTATGCCCACCTACGCCAAGCCAAGGTCCAAATCATCGACTCTCTTCCTCAACTAGGTGGACAACCTGCTATTCTCTATCCTGAAAAGGAAATCCTCGACGTACCAGGTTTCCCAAACTTGACTGGAGAAGAGTTGACCAACCGCTTGATTGAACAGCTAAACGGCTTTGATACCCCTATCCATCTCAATGAAACAGTTCTTGAGATTGAAAAACAAGAAGATGGATTTGTCATCACAACTTCTAAAGGAAGTCACCTGACTAAAACAGTTATCATTGCTATGGGTGGCGGTGCCTTCAAACCACGTCCTCTGGAACTGGAAGGCGTTGAAGGCTATGAAAATATCCACTACCACGTTTCCAACATCCAGCAATATGCTGGTAAGAAAGTGACGATTCTTGGTGGAGGAGACTCGGCTGTGGATTGGGCATTGGCTTTTGAAAAAATTGCACCAACTACCCTTGTTCATCGCAGAGATAATTTCCGTGCCTTAGAGCATAGTGTCCAAGCCTTGCAAGAATCATCTGTAACGATCAAGACACCATTCGTCCCTAGCCAACTACTTGGAGATGGAAAAACGCTTGACAAGTTGGAAATCACAAAAGTAAAATCTGATGAAACAGACACTATTGACCTAGACCACCTCTTTGTCAACTATGGTTTCAAATCTTCTGTCGGGAACCTCAAAAACTGGGGTCTGGACCTCAACCGCCACAAGATTATAGTCAACAGCAAACAGGAATCTAGCCAAGCAGGTATCTATGCTATCGGTGACTGTTGCTACTATGACGGAAAAATTGACCTGATTGCGACAGGCCTCGGAGAAGCTCCAACCGCTGTTAACAATGCCATTAACTACATCGACCCTGAGCAAAAAGTGCAACCAAAACACTCTACTAGTTTATAA